The genomic segment CCCGCGTTCGAGTACGCCGAGGTGCTCGAGCGAGGCCTGGGCGCTCTCGACCCGACGGAGGTGCTGCGCTTCGTCGAGCCGGAAACTGGCGAAATTGTAGCGCTGCGACCGGACATGACGCCCCAGATCGCGCGGCTCACGGCGTCCCGGCTCGGGGATCGCCCTCTGCCGGCGCGAATCGCCTACGAAGGCTCGGTCGTCCGCTTGCGGCGTGAACGTGCCCGCCGTCGGCGTCAGATCCCTCAGGCGGGGGCCGAGCTCATCGGCGCGCACGCGCCCGAGGGCGATCGCGAAGTACTGGAAGTGTGCGTCGCATCGGTACGGTCCGCAGGGCTGTCGGACTTCGTTTTGGATCTCTCTCACGCTCGGGTTGCGGGAGCACTGCTGGAAGAAGCTGCGCCTCAGGTGCGGACGGGTTTGATCGAGGCGCTCTCGGTGCGCGACCCAGCCCTGGTGCGACAGCGCGCGAGTCGCGCGTCCCTCTCGCACGCCACGGCGCGCGCGCTCGGAAACCTCGTGGACTTGGCGGGGGGACCCGAAGTGCTGTCGCGCGCAGAGCAGTTGCTCGCATCGACCGCCGCAGCGGCTGGGGTGCGCAGCCTGCGATCGATGGTGGACTGGGTCGCAGAGCAAGGACTCGCGCCGCGGCTCTTCGTCGACTGTGCAGATGTTCGCCACTTGGCCTACTACACCGGCACGCTTTTTCAGATCTTGGCGGAGGGGCCCGGGGAGCCGGTCGCCAGTGGCGGGCGCTACGACAACCTGCTGGCGCGCTTCGGTCCGGCCTGGCCCGCCGCGGGGTTTGCCGTCGACTTGGACAACCTGGCCTGGGCGGTCGGGAGCGACGCCCGCGCCGCGACCGAGGGTGTGGTGCTCTCCGGCGCTGCAGCGGACGAGCTCGCGAAACTCGCGGCCGGTCTGCGTGAGCGCGGCGTCCGGGCGGTGTGCAGCGAGAGCGGTGAGGCCTACGCGCGCGGATGGGGCTTCACTCATCACGTGCACCTGGGCGGGGCGGATCGAGTCATCGCCCTCGCGACCGGGCACGTCGTCTCGCTCAGCGGCGGAAGCAGCGCGGAGCGGGCGGAAAGGATCGCAGCAGTGTTGAAGCAATCACGGGGCGGGGTTGGAGACGGCGAATGACGTGCATAGTCGTGGTGGGCGCTCAATGGGGCGATGAGGGCAAGGGCAAGGTCGTCGACTTCTGCACGGAGCGCGCCGACGTAGTGGCGCGCTACGCCGGCGGGCCCAACGCAGGGCACACCCTGGTGGTGGGCGGAGAAAAGACCATCGTCCGGCTGCTGCCGAGCGGCATCCTGCACGCGGACACGCGCTGCGTGCTCGGGGACGGCATGGTCGTCGACGCTGCGGTGCTGCTCGGGGAGCTCGACACCCTGCAGGCGCGCGGCGTGCCGCGCGTGTTCGAGCGAGTGCTCTTGGGCGACCGCGCTCACTTGATCTTGCCGTATCACATCGCGGTGGACGCTGCGCGTGAGGCGCGCGCAGCCACGGCCCTCGGCACGACCAAGAAAGGGATCGGGCCGACCTACGAAGACAAAGTGCGTCGCGTTGGCGTGCGCACCGGAGACCTGCGTGACCCCGGGCGTCTGCGTCAACGCATGGAGCTCGCGCTTTCTCAATGGGCGCCCACCCTGCGTGAGTTGGGGGGCAACATGCCCAGCGTGGACTCGCTCCTTGCCGAGCTCGAACCACTCCGCCAGCGCCTGGTGCCTTTGCTGGGCGACGCCAGCGCGGCGGTCAACGAGGCCCTGGGCCGCGGCGCTCGCGTCGTGCTCGAAGGCGCCCAAGGCGCACTGCTGGACGTGGACTACGGGACGTATCCCTTCGTCACCAGCAGCTCTGCCATTGCGGGCGGCGCGTGCACCGGACTGGGCCTCGGTCCGAGCCGCATCGATTCGGTGCTGGGCATCGCGAAGGCGTACACCACACGTGTGGGCAGTGGGCCGTTTCCCACGGAACTGTCGGACGCGCGTGGAGAACACTTGCGGAACGTGGGTGTCGAGTTCGGCTCCGTGACGGGTCGCCCGCGGCGCACCGGCTGGCTCGATCTGGTCGCGCTGCGCTACGCCGCGCGCATCAATGGCTTGGACGCCGTGGCGCTCACCAAGCTGGACGTGCTCAGCAGGTTGGACGAGGTGCGAGTCTGCGTGGCGTACCGGACCAGCGACGGAGAGACCCGCGACTTCGTCGACGGACTCGACGCCGTCGAGCCCGTGTACGAGGTGTTCGAAGGCTGGAGCGACGACATCACGGGCGTGCGGAGAATCGAGGACTTGCCCGCGCCTGCACGTCGCTACTTGGACGCACTACAAGAGGCGCTCTCGTTGCCGTTTTCGATGGTGGGTGTGGGGCCGGGACGCGAAGCCACACTGGTGCTGCGAGATCCTTTCCTTGCCCGCACCCGCGGCAGTTCGTGAAATCCACGCCGTAGTCTCGAGCCGAGCGTTCTTTCCGTGCAGATTCCGCCGGCCGCCGCTGCGACGGAATCTCGGGCAGGGTCCCGCCCGCGAGCGGCGAGGGTGCCAAGGCGGCTCGGAGGGGCTAAGCTCCGTCCGTGGCGTTGCCGTGGATTCTCGTGCTGGCTTCCGGACTGGCGTTGCCCGATCTGAGTGCGGCGGCAGCCCAAAGCCCGCGTCCGGCCGCGTGTCGCAAGGTGACCCGCGGAACGGCGCTGTGGGAAACGGCTCGACAGCCCAAGATGGTCGCGCACTGCAAGGCATTGGCTCGGGGGTACTCGGAGTTGGAACTCGCCCCCGCGCGGGCGCTGCTCGCGGCCGAGAGTGCTGACCGCGTCGCGCCGGGAAAGGCCGCGCCCATGGTGCTGGCGGGCCGAGCGCTTGCGGCATTGGGCAAGTACGAAGACGCCTACAAGCGATTCGACAAGGCGCTCGCGATCGACAAGAGCGCGGTGGAGGAACCCGAGGCGCTGCTGGCCTATGCGCGCAGCGCCATGCGCGCGGGCAAGCAATCCCAGGCCGCCCGCGCCTACAGCGCGCTCGCATCCCGCATTGCGCTGTTGTCCACGCCGTGGCTTCGGCAACGTGCCGCCATCGAAACCGGACTTTCTGCCATGGACGACGGCAAGCTGCCGCAGGCCATCGGTGTGCTGAGTGAAGCAAGGCGGCGAGAGAACATGCCTGGGCTGGGCGGCTTGGTGCAGGCCACGCTGGCGCTGGCGTTGGATCGCCAAGGGCGCAGCGAGCAAGCTCGGGGCGTCGCTCGCGAAGTGGAAGGGGTGCAGGCGCTCTGGGATCTTGCCGAGGCGCCGCCGGCGTCGTGGCCAGCCTACGCGCCGATCGTTCCGCCAGGGCAGCTGTGGGCAGTCGTTGCGCTCGTCATCGAGCGAGAGGACCGTGGCCAGGCAAAGGACGCTTGGAAGCGTTTCCTCGACAGTCCCGCAGGCCGTGGGCCGCATCGGGCTCACGCTCAGGCGCATCTGGATCGGCTGAGCGGGAGGGGACGGTGAGGCGGCGCGGGCTCGTCGCGCTCGCATTCGCCTGCCTGCTTGCCACGTCGTCGACGGCGAAGGCGGAACCTACGCTCTGGGACGTCGCCAAGGATCCGAAGGTACTGCAAGCCCACCAAGCTCTGGTCGCCGTGGAGCGCATGATGCTGCGCGCGGAAGGCAGCGCCTTCGACCCCAGCATGCAGCAACGCTTCATGCGCGCCGGTTTGGCCATGCTCGAGCTGTCTGGTGCGGGCATGTCGGATCCGCGTCTACAGATCGTCCTGGGGGAGCTGCTCGTGGACTCCGCGGTGCAGCGAGACCGCGAGGGACGGGACCTGCTGCTGCAGGCGGTGAAGGCGGCTCCAGACTCGCCCCTGGCCGGACGAGCGTGGTTCAACATCGCCATCGCCTCGGCGCGCCTGCGCGAGCCCGACCAGGAGCATGAGGCCTACACGCATGCCCTGGACAGCGTGTGGGAGCCGGATTTTCGCGCCAACATCCTGATGAACCGCGGTGAGTCCGCGATGGTGATGGGCGAGCTGAGCGCAGCGCTCGGCGACTACCGACAGGCAGTGAAGCTCGCGACGCGCCCCGAGCTCGTTGCGCTGGCCCACTACGGCTTGGGCATCACCCTCGAACGCCGCGGCAACCTGCCTGCCGCCTTGAACGCAATGCAGATCGCGCGCTCGATACGACTGCCGCTATACGGTTCGGCCCTCGACTTGCCCAGTGTGTTCTTCGTCCCCGAGTACGACATCCACTACTACAAGGCGCTCAGCGCGATGGCGGCCGAACGCAATGACACTTCGCCGGCGAAGAAGCGCAGATTCCTCGATCGCGCCGTGCTCGAATGGGACGCCTACCTCGGGCGCGCCCGACCGGAGGCCACGCCGTGGGTCAAGCGCGCGGAGCTGCATCGTGCGCGCTGCGAGCGGGCCCGAGATGCGATCGTCCTGCCTCGCAAGGCCGCGCGGCGCGCTGGTGGGACCGAGGACGACTTGGAGTAGTGCGAGACGCGAGCGCGCGGGTGCCGCGTCATGCAGCGCGAGGCAAGGTCGGCTTGCCCGCCTGGCCGAGCACTTTGCGCACGCCTTCGGCGTCGGCCACGCGCTCCAAGACGGGATAGAGAGATCGACCGCGCTCGCCCTCGCCGAAGGCGCCACTCGCGGCGAGGGCTCGAGACTGCGGTCCGTCCAGCACCAGGAAGACGTCGAACAATCCGTCGCCGGCGGGCGTGTCAATCACGTGCGCGATGCGCGAACGGTCTAGATACAGCTCCTCGCGGCCACGCTGAATCAGGACACGCCGATTGGTCACTAGATATCGGGTTTGCTCGATCTGCCGGCGAGGCTGCAGCACACCGTCCCAGAAAGCATAGGCCGCCGTCGCGGCGACCACCACGGCGCTGGTCAGTAGCCCTGCCGCCAGAGCAACGAAGCTGAGCGATGCATAGCTCAGTCCCGCCTCGGCCATCTTCTCCACCACCGGCAGCGCCCCGGAGACCATGCGCGCGAGGACCGCAACCAACATCACGAACAAGAATGCCTTGACCCATGCTTGTCGAGTTTGCGGCAGATAGGCTCGCGCGCTCGGCAGGGGCTTGCCCGTCCACTCCACACGCTCCCCAGATTCCAGGCGCTGCGCCAGGGGGCGGTCCTCGTTGGTGGCAGGCGTCACGTCATCGCGTCCCAACACGATCGCTGCCACACGGGCAGGCGCGTTGACGCCATGCAGGCGCAGGCGCAGGCGGCGCCGCAAGGCGCCCGTGGGTACCGCGCGCACCAGCTCTAGGTCGCCGATTCCCGGGCGAGCGGGATCCCAGAACACGCGCACGAAGCTGACCTGAGTGCGATCCATGCTCCGCGAAAACAAGCCACGCCGCCAATACACGCGAGTGTCGGTGATGACGTACTCGACCGCGTCGAACCAGAACTGCGGGCCCTTCAGGCACACGAAGGCGAGCGCACTGCACCAAGCCGCGAAGATCATCGAGCTGGTGGGTGGAGTCTCCAGGGTTCGAGCGATCACCACCGCGAAGCACAGCGAGATGAAGGTGAGGGCGATCAGCACGTAGCCCGCGACCCGAAGCGTGGGGGCTGCGTTGGCGGTCTTCGGCCGTCCCCGCCACACCACTCGCTCCCCGCTGTGCGGGTCGCGTTCGCGCCCGGAGGGGGGGGGACTCGAGGCACTCACCGGACTAAGATGTAGCTCGCCCGCGGATTCGTCCAGGGCTTGGCCGCGCCCCGACCTGAAGGGCTCGAAATCCGTGGATTTATTGCCAGCGCGGGGCGACGAACACGAATTCGAAGCGGGTGTTCTGGGCATTCGCATCCCCACGCCGCGGATCGACGACGGGCTGGCGATTGGACGCATGTTCCAGCGCAACCTTGGGTGCCCCGAGCGCGCTGAGGGTTTCGCTCAGCGTCTTGGCGGCGGTCGCCGCGCTCTTGCCGCCGTGGCTCACGAGCAACAGGGGAAAGCTCGGGTGAGCCTTGGCCACGTTGGCGAGGGCGGCGAGCCAGGCTTCCGCCTCTTTCGTCGGCTTGCCGTCTTTGCCCAGGATGTTGCGCAAGGTCACGACGACGCCGCGGTCATCCCGGAATGGATAGAACGCCTTGGTGCTCGATAGCGCGCTCAGTAGTGCGTCGGCGTTCTCGCCGCCGCCAGATGCTTTGTGCTTGCGTCGCACTTCGGTCAGCTGCTGCAAGCACTGAGAGCGGCTGCTGATCGCTGCGTCGATGGGGGCCACTTTCGGATTGGTGGCGAGCTCCTTGTCGAGGGCGTCCACGCTCTTTTCGGCGGCATCGAGTCGCGGTGCTTCCCCTAGCAAGCGCGTGGCGGCGCAGAGCAATCGTGCTTGCGAGGCCAGGGCGCGCGCTGCTTCCATTCTGGCCTGTTCGCGCTCAGCCGAGGCCGGTGTGCTAGGAACCAAGGGCACCGCGTCTTGGGCTACGCGGACCTCCATCTCGACACCTTCCGCTTCGGCGGCGACGCGCTTCTGCTTCTCATCGACGCGGGCCAGTTCGCCCTCGACCTTGTCCAGCTCGAGCTTTGCTTTGGCCAGGCGAGATTCGGCTTTGGAAAGCCGCGAGAGCACCACCGCATGCTCGTAGGCAGCCAAGGCGTGCTCGGCCAGAACCTGCGCGCCACCGACTTGTCCGTCTTCGTGTGCTGCTTGGGCGCGCCGTTCCAGCTGTCGCGCGCGCGCGAAGACCGTGGGTGCCAACCCCTCAGCTTCGGCCACCGCCGGGGACGAACGCGCTGCCTCTAGTTCGCCAAAGATGCGGGGTGGGGGAATGCTCGCGCATGCGATCAGGACGCCACCCACGGCGATCCACAGCGCGCGACGAGCCCTCACGGAGCACCTCCGTCCGGCTGAGCCTTCAAGCTCTCGAGCTTCTGTTGCGCGCGACCACGTCGGGCGACGGTATCGTCGAGCAACGCTTTCGCGCGGCTCAGCTTTTCTTCAGTCTCGCTCACTCGGCGCTGCGTACTGGTGAGGGTGGCTTCCGCCTTGGCCGCACGCGCCAGGTCCCGCGCCGTCTCGGCCCACTCCAGGCCGAGCGCGTTCAAGAGTCCGGCGTGGTTGCTGTCGCCGCCCCCCAAGGCGTCCGCGCTGCGGCGCAGGGCATCCTCGGCGTGCGCGATGGGTTCCGCCACCACCGCGCGCTCTGCTGGCCGTTGCGCCAACTCTTGGAGGATGGCTTCCGCGCGGCCCCGGTCATCACCGCGTGATGCGACGGCAACGCAGGGCAGCGTCGCCATCCAGACGAGCAAGGCAAAACGGCGGCGGGAGCGCACGGCGCGAACAAGCCACGGGGCACCGCCTTCGTCAAGGGTCTTCGCGCAAATGCAGCTTGCTGCGGGTGCCGAGCCCCAGGCGATTTCGGCTTCCTCCTACCCAGGTCGGTGGCTACGCTGCCGCCGGTTGCCCGATGCGCAGCCAGCGGAGGCAGACAGTGCGAAATCGAGCCAGCTGGGACGAATACTTCATGGCAATCGCGCGCGAGGTCAGCACGCGTGCGACCTGCTCGCGAAAGCACGTGGGCGCGGTGATCGTGCGCGACAAGATGATCCTGGCGACGGGATACAATGGCTCCATCCGAGGTCTTTCTCACTGCGACGACGATGACCACATGATGGAAGCGGGGCACTGCGTGCGCACGGTGCACGCAGAGGCGAACGCCATCGTGCAGGCGGCGCGCAACGGCGTTCGCTTGGAGGGCGGGTCCATCTACGTCACGGCCTCGCCCTGCTGGGGCTGCTACAAAATGATCGCCAACGCCGGTCTGAATCGCATCGTCTTTGGCGAGTTCTACCGCGACGAGCGCATCTTTCAGTTCAGCGAGAAGCTGGGCATTGCCCTGACACACCTGCCCGCGGAGAGTGAAGCATGACGGAGCCCCGCTCCCGCGTTGCGGTAATCGTCGGCGGCCCCGGATGTGAGGCGAACGTGAGTCGCACCTCGGGCGCGGCCGTGGCAGAGGCGCTCGTGGAGCGCGGCTTCGAATGTCAGTGCATCGAGCTGGGCCAGGACACCGTGCGCGAATTGCAGGCCCAAGGGGCCGAGGTCGCTTTTCCTGTCAGCCATGGACCCGTTGGCGAAGACGGCTGTCTGCAGGGGCTGTTGGAAGTTCTCGATCTGCCCTACGTGGGTTCCGCGGTGCTCGCCAGCGCCCTGGCCGCGCACAAGCCCGCGGCCAAGCGCCTGTTCAAGATCGCGGAGCTGCCGCTGGCACCGGACGCGCTGGTGACGGACAGCGCCGATCTGGCGCAGCAGGCCGAAGGGTTGCGCGCGCGGCTCGGCGCTGAGCTCGTGGTCAAGCCGGCGAGTGGCGGCTCCGCAATCGCTACCACACGCGTGACTGCTACCGATCCGCTGACGACCCTCGTGGCGGCACTGTCCGAGGCTCTTGCAGTCGACGAAGCGGCGCTGGTGGAAGCGTTGATTCCGGGGGAGGAAGTGACCTGCGGTGTGCTCGAACGCGACGCGGAGGCCCGCGCGTTGCCACCTACGCTGATCGAGTCCCGCGCGGCCAGCTGGTACGACTTCGAGTCCCGCTACGCAGCGGGCGGCAGCGTCCATCGCTGCCCAGCTCCGTTCCCGCCCGGCCTCAGCGAGCGAATCCAGTCGGTGGCGCTCGCCGCGCACCGGACGCTGGGTTGCAGAGACCTCTCTCGCGCCGACTTCATCGTGGACCCCGATACCGACACCGTCACGCTGCTCGAGGTCAACACCCTGCCGGGCATGACGAGCACCAGCTTGTATCCAGAGGCTGCCGCGGCAGATGGCATCGCCTTTGGCGAGTTGTGCGAACTCTTGGTGCGCCGCGCCCTTTCCCGCGGACGGCGTATGCAACGCCAAGCACTGGCGATGCCTTGAGGCTCACCCGCAGGTGATTTTGTGGGCGAGGCTCCGACTCCCATCGGGATCGGAGCCCTGCCAAGACTGCTCGAAAGGAACCTAGGCGCTCTGTTCTTCGGCCTCGCGGGCACGAAGCGCTCGTGCGCGTTCGCGCAAGCGCGACAAAAGCTCGTCCCGATTCGGAGGCGGCTCGACGTGCTTGGGCCGACGCTGGCTGCTCTCCGGCAGCGGTTCGATACTGGCGTTGGGATCCGAGGCCACGACACCGGGTTCCGACTCGGACACCGGCGCCGAGTTCACTTCGGCATCGCCCGGGGGCGGCGGAGCCGCCGAGCGCTGGGACTTCTTCTCCGTCAGTGCCCGGTCGATGAACGCCTTCGTCTGCGCTCCCATGCGCTTGAGCTTCACCCGCAGACCGCCAGGACGCCGCCCGCGTGGCGCGACCGCCTTGTACACCACGCCCTCGGCGCGAATGGGTCGGCTACCGTCGTCGAGCACGACTTCGAACTTGACTACTTCCCCTTCCGGCAGCTCCGGCTCGTCGATGAGCAGCATCGAGCGTGCATCGATCGACCAGGACTCTGCCTCCAGGTATTCCTCTACCGAGGCATAGGGGCGCCGGACGCGCAGGGATACGGGCTCACTCACGACGAAGCGCAATGATTGCAGTTCGTCCGTCGTACATCAACGCCGAAGCAGTTTCCCGCTTGGAGGCACCGGGATTTGGTCCTGCCATCCTGCCAAGACCGCGGAACACGAGACTAGCCGCGGCGGGGGCGCCGTGGTTACCGTCCCGCGGGCCCACTTTGGAGGAGAAAGCGCGATGAAGGTGTTGGTCGTCGGCTCAGGGGGAAGGGAGCACGCGCTCGCGCTCGCGCTCTCGCGCTCGCCTTCCGTCGACGAAGTGATCGTGTGTCCAGGCAATGGCGGCACGGAGCTACCCGCTGGGCAGCAGGCTGCCTTGCGCAACCATGGTGGCGCGCCCTTGGAAGTTGCCAGGCTCGAGCAGCCCAGGCTCGTCGTGATCGGCCCGGAAGCCCCACTGTGCGCCGGCTTGGCCGACGAGCTTCGTGCGGAGGGATTCGCGACCTTCGGCCCAAGTCGCCAGGCCGCGCAGCTCGAAGGCTCCAAGGTGTTCATGAAGGAGTTTGCTGCACGCACCGGCCTGCCCACGGCGCGCTCGATCACCGTCACTTCCGCGGGCGAACTCGAATCCGCTCTGACCGAGTTCCCCGCGCCACCGGTGGTGAAGGCAGATGGCCTCTGTGCAGGCAAAGGCGTCACCGTTGCCGATAGCCACGACCAGGCACGTGAGGTGGCTCTCGCAATGCTGAGTGGAAGCAGCTTTGGAGAGGCGGGGCGACGCGTCGTTCTCGAGGAGCGACTGCAGGGTCAAGAGGCAAGCGTGCACGCAATCTGCGATGGGCACCGGATGCTGGTGCTGCCCGTGGCGCAGGACCACAAGCGATTACTCGAAGGGGACCAAGGACCCAACACGGGAGGCATGGGGACCTACGCGCCCGCGCCGCTGGTGACGCCGGCTCTGGCGCAGCGCATCCGCGAGCAGATTCTGGAACCTGCCGTGGCAGGTCTCGCTCAGGAGGGAACGCCGTTTTGCGGCGCGCTCTTCGCTGGCTTGATGATCGACGGCGAGGTGCCGCGGCTGCTGGAGTTCAACGTGCGCTTCGGCGATCCCGAAACCCAAGTCCTGATGGCGCTGCTGGATGGCGACCTGGCGCGACTGCTGCACTCTGCGGCCACTGGCGCGCTGGACGCGAATGCGGTGCGCGTGTCCAAGCGTCACGCCTTGTGCGTGGTGATTGCGGCCGGTGGATACCCCGGGCATCCCGCGGCGGGCGAGGAGATCTCGGGTCTCGATGCCGCCGCGCGAGTGCCGGGCGTCACCGTGCTCCATGCAGGGACTCGTCGCGAGGGAGAGCGCGTGCTGACCGCGGGTGGGCGAGTGCTGGGCGTCACGGCTACAGCGGACTCCCTCGGCGAAGCGCGCGCCCGGGCCTACCAGGCGGTGGACCAGATTCGCTTCGACGGGATGCAGCTACGGCGTGACATCGCGGTGCGCGCCCTCGGACCGTCTTGACGCGGCGCATCACAGGCGCTACGGCAGCCCCGTAACCCGACCCAAGGAGAGGGACATGGCCCGAGCAATCAACTTCAACGCAGGTCCCGCGGCACTTCCTTTGGCAGCCCTCGAGCGCGCGCAGCGCGAGCTGCTCGATATCGACGGCACCGGCATGAGCATCATGGAGCACAGCCATCGAGGCAAGACCTACGAGGCGGTGCACAACGAGGCGCTCGCGCTGCTGCGCGAACTCTACCAAGTGCCCGATGACTACGACATCTTGTTCATGCAAGGTGGCGCCAGCGCACAGTTCGCCCTCGTGCCGATGAACTTGCTGCACGCGAACAAGACCGCCGACTACATCCTCACGGGGGCGTGGTCGAAGAAGGCCTTCAAGGAGGCGAAGGTCCTGGGAGCCGCTCAAAACGCGGGCTCCACGGAGGTCGACGGAAAGTTCTCCCGCATTCCCAAGGCGAGCGAGTTGAAGCTGGATGCCAATGCTGCCTACGCGCATATCACCAGCAACAACACCATCTTCGGGACGCAGTGGCATGCCTATCCCGAAGTCGGGGCAGTTCCCCTCGTCGCCGACATGTCCAGCGACATCCTGTGGCGCCCCGTGGACGTCTCGAAGTTCGGCCTGATCTACGCGGGCGCTCAGAAGAACTTGGGTCCGAGCGGAGTCACGGTCGTCATCGTGCGCAAGACCCTGGTGGCCGAAGGGCGCAGCGACATCCCGGCCATCTTCCAGTACCGCACGCATGCGGAGGCGAATTCGCTCTACAACACGCCGCCGACCTTCGGCGTGTACTTGCTTCGCAACGTGCTCGCGCATGTGAAGGCTGCTGGCGGCCTGGCCACGATGGAGAAGCACAATCGGGACAAGGCCGGTGCGCTCTACGCCGCCATCGACGAGCGTCCGGACTTCTACCGTTGCCCGGTGGAGCGCGAGAGTCGGAGCATGATGAACGTGGTGTTCACGCTGCCCACGCCCGAGCTGGAGGCGAAGTTCATTGCCGAGGCCCAGGGTAAAGGCATGGTGGGTCTCAAGGGGCATCGCTCGGTCGGCGGCGTGCGCGTCAGCATCTACAATGCAGCGCCCCGCGAGTGGATCGACACGCTCACGTCCTTCATGAAGAGCTTCGGCTGAGAGCGTGGGTCCTCCGGCCACCGTTGTCGGAGGGCTGGACCAGCCTCGCTGGCGTCCTGGCCTGGACGGGCGCTCCCCTAGAACGCCGGCAGTGCGTGTCGTCGGCGGGCAATGACGCTGCCGCGTGCGTCGCGGACACGCGTGGCACCCATCGACAGCAGCGGCAGGGAGCCCAGGATGGCCAGGGCTCCCGTGGACAGTACGGCGATGCCCGTGATCTGCAGCGGCTTCGACTCCTCGACGCGGCCGTATCCCCAAATGCCTCCACCGATCAGCGCT from the Polyangiaceae bacterium genome contains:
- a CDS encoding ATP phosphoribosyltransferase regulatory subunit — translated: MLDPASSKNPTLPAGMRDWLPAEAAALSVLARRVLGSCEEFGYQRVTVPAFEYAEVLERGLGALDPTEVLRFVEPETGEIVALRPDMTPQIARLTASRLGDRPLPARIAYEGSVVRLRRERARRRRQIPQAGAELIGAHAPEGDREVLEVCVASVRSAGLSDFVLDLSHARVAGALLEEAAPQVRTGLIEALSVRDPALVRQRASRASLSHATARALGNLVDLAGGPEVLSRAEQLLASTAAAAGVRSLRSMVDWVAEQGLAPRLFVDCADVRHLAYYTGTLFQILAEGPGEPVASGGRYDNLLARFGPAWPAAGFAVDLDNLAWAVGSDARAATEGVVLSGAAADELAKLAAGLRERGVRAVCSESGEAYARGWGFTHHVHLGGADRVIALATGHVVSLSGGSSAERAERIAAVLKQSRGGVGDGE
- a CDS encoding adenylosuccinate synthase translates to MTCIVVVGAQWGDEGKGKVVDFCTERADVVARYAGGPNAGHTLVVGGEKTIVRLLPSGILHADTRCVLGDGMVVDAAVLLGELDTLQARGVPRVFERVLLGDRAHLILPYHIAVDAAREARAATALGTTKKGIGPTYEDKVRRVGVRTGDLRDPGRLRQRMELALSQWAPTLRELGGNMPSVDSLLAELEPLRQRLVPLLGDASAAVNEALGRGARVVLEGAQGALLDVDYGTYPFVTSSSAIAGGACTGLGLGPSRIDSVLGIAKAYTTRVGSGPFPTELSDARGEHLRNVGVEFGSVTGRPRRTGWLDLVALRYAARINGLDAVALTKLDVLSRLDEVRVCVAYRTSDGETRDFVDGLDAVEPVYEVFEGWSDDITGVRRIEDLPAPARRYLDALQEALSLPFSMVGVGPGREATLVLRDPFLARTRGSS
- a CDS encoding tetratricopeptide repeat protein, producing the protein MRRRGLVALAFACLLATSSTAKAEPTLWDVAKDPKVLQAHQALVAVERMMLRAEGSAFDPSMQQRFMRAGLAMLELSGAGMSDPRLQIVLGELLVDSAVQRDREGRDLLLQAVKAAPDSPLAGRAWFNIAIASARLREPDQEHEAYTHALDSVWEPDFRANILMNRGESAMVMGELSAALGDYRQAVKLATRPELVALAHYGLGITLERRGNLPAALNAMQIARSIRLPLYGSALDLPSVFFVPEYDIHYYKALSAMAAERNDTSPAKKRRFLDRAVLEWDAYLGRARPEATPWVKRAELHRARCERARDAIVLPRKAARRAGGTEDDLE
- a CDS encoding dCMP deaminase family protein, whose protein sequence is MRNRASWDEYFMAIAREVSTRATCSRKHVGAVIVRDKMILATGYNGSIRGLSHCDDDDHMMEAGHCVRTVHAEANAIVQAARNGVRLEGGSIYVTASPCWGCYKMIANAGLNRIVFGEFYRDERIFQFSEKLGIALTHLPAESEA
- a CDS encoding D-alanine--D-alanine ligase; the protein is MTEPRSRVAVIVGGPGCEANVSRTSGAAVAEALVERGFECQCIELGQDTVRELQAQGAEVAFPVSHGPVGEDGCLQGLLEVLDLPYVGSAVLASALAAHKPAAKRLFKIAELPLAPDALVTDSADLAQQAEGLRARLGAELVVKPASGGSAIATTRVTATDPLTTLVAALSEALAVDEAALVEALIPGEEVTCGVLERDAEARALPPTLIESRAASWYDFESRYAAGGSVHRCPAPFPPGLSERIQSVALAAHRTLGCRDLSRADFIVDPDTDTVTLLEVNTLPGMTSTSLYPEAAAADGIAFGELCELLVRRALSRGRRMQRQALAMP
- the purD gene encoding phosphoribosylamine--glycine ligase; translation: MKVLVVGSGGREHALALALSRSPSVDEVIVCPGNGGTELPAGQQAALRNHGGAPLEVARLEQPRLVVIGPEAPLCAGLADELRAEGFATFGPSRQAAQLEGSKVFMKEFAARTGLPTARSITVTSAGELESALTEFPAPPVVKADGLCAGKGVTVADSHDQAREVALAMLSGSSFGEAGRRVVLEERLQGQEASVHAICDGHRMLVLPVAQDHKRLLEGDQGPNTGGMGTYAPAPLVTPALAQRIREQILEPAVAGLAQEGTPFCGALFAGLMIDGEVPRLLEFNVRFGDPETQVLMALLDGDLARLLHSAATGALDANAVRVSKRHALCVVIAAGGYPGHPAAGEEISGLDAAARVPGVTVLHAGTRREGERVLTAGGRVLGVTATADSLGEARARAYQAVDQIRFDGMQLRRDIAVRALGPS
- the serC gene encoding 3-phosphoserine/phosphohydroxythreonine transaminase; this translates as MARAINFNAGPAALPLAALERAQRELLDIDGTGMSIMEHSHRGKTYEAVHNEALALLRELYQVPDDYDILFMQGGASAQFALVPMNLLHANKTADYILTGAWSKKAFKEAKVLGAAQNAGSTEVDGKFSRIPKASELKLDANAAYAHITSNNTIFGTQWHAYPEVGAVPLVADMSSDILWRPVDVSKFGLIYAGAQKNLGPSGVTVVIVRKTLVAEGRSDIPAIFQYRTHAEANSLYNTPPTFGVYLLRNVLAHVKAAGGLATMEKHNRDKAGALYAAIDERPDFYRCPVERESRSMMNVVFTLPTPELEAKFIAEAQGKGMVGLKGHRSVGGVRVSIYNAAPREWIDTLTSFMKSFG